A window from Brachyhypopomus gauderio isolate BG-103 chromosome 6, BGAUD_0.2, whole genome shotgun sequence encodes these proteins:
- the LOC143516966 gene encoding uncharacterized protein LOC143516966 isoform X2 produces MHSDRTHSGVQSHLFNSMRSYLCNQNRLQPIIGLNSVVELCTDNEPPVYLCEVCVLRMKKTDIKTHIMGSLHRCNYIRSCRDYGLKADTDLTSVAWRMMELAKVIEKSEGTGYVQVLHVDGVLYKEMMSQPVANVLAQIKEMNKQTKIDVLGSNLCNKLAKDYYFCSASPPVESHTAELSPVWASSSWASSTVLPEYKPPQSLDHNSREAPLFSRASSQSRTLPGTQDSAEEQSHSMQSSVRTIIQARNSSPPFDQIPQSQFKSSIRYQKSPSRTFCSVSAPRYYKGWSHIGSPGQHDAKHESRIINTVRCTDTKSHQSNTTQTKELPCKRVAQCQNNSLTVTIMQNLNQGNIRCQENTQDIPTLGTTELFVQDQSLDDSCIHEPPRHTHWLQTCGNALQEEQQILQPLGDSSFEVMSTTATHLVMSDHSPPAFTVQPSKLSEETPESYSGTLPLIGLQTVIKCESVDGDPPPCCYLCQPCSLKVLKTDLIDHLTRPQHQLNYINFQHPYLLVGMRSGCCGEEPDLQAVVKQLEQKEEKGHMKVMRLSACLYSEVLERDYHWCMKMLNCGSTKEVKPKQRYLMEKHSRTLDYNIAQKRRADSTGDHHSFFESYRGSKRTRPKRARHVEPMFKNVELAPETCRSTELYSDEHPEENGHSLGYTDVQTSTNAYAYTHDDQCADAVPYTTFVKGCWNSSQQPETSLRHMDCNSFLKDTFVATTAAGCPREETQPVSTDGTCHWLMEGNPITQGTSNSPKDHLMFVAGEQTQVMFVEQVLEPEPFGERNYNTINVPMHMYPAATGVFVPAINMYPSNPSQQLSQSYLWGSQSYLWGSSKFTGFPNQYSLNPY; encoded by the exons ATGCACTCTGACAGAACACACAGCG GGGTCCAGAGTCACCTCTTTAATTCCATGCGTTCATATTTGTGCAACCAGAACAGATTACAGCCTATAATAG GACTCAACTCTGTAGTTGAATTGTGCACGGACAATGAGCCTCCAGTGTATCTGTGTGAGGTCTGTGTTCTCAGAATGAAAAAGACTGACATCAAAACCCACATCATGGGCAGTCTTCACAGATGCAACTACATT AGATCTTGTCGTGATTATGGGTTGAAGGCTGACACTGATCTGACTTCTGTGGCATGGCGTATGATGGAGCTGGCAAAAGTTATTGAAAAGAGTGAGGGAACAGGATATGTGCAG GTGCTGCATGTCGATGGAGTCCTCTACAAAGAGATGATGTCACAGCCTGTTGCAAATG TCCTTGCTCAGATCAAAGagatgaacaaacaaacaaagattGATGTGCTTGGATCAAACCTTTGTAACAAACTCGCTAAAG ATTATTATTTCTGTTCCGCAAGTCCACCTGTGGAAAGCCATACTGCAGAACTTAGTCCAGTGTGGGCATCATCTAGCTGGGCATCTAGTACTGTTCTGCCTGAGTACAAACCACCACAATCACTAGATCATAATTCAAGAGAAGCCCCGTTGTTCTCCAGAGCCAGCAGTCAAAGTAGAACATTACCTGGAACTCAAGATTCAGCTGAAGAACAAAGTCATTCAATGCAGAGTTCAGTCAGAACCATAATTCAGGCAAGAAATTCAAGTCCACCTTTTGACCAAATACCCCAGTCCCAATTCAAGAGTTCCATCAGATATCAGAAGAGTCCTTCCAGAACCTTCTGTTCAGTCTCTGCTCCAAGGTACTATAAAGGATGGAGTCATATCGGCTCACCAGGGCAACATGATGCAAAGCATGAGAGCAGAATAATTAACACCGTTAGATGTACGGACACTAAATCGCATCaatccaacacaacacaaaccaAGGAACTCCCATGCAAACGTGTAGCACAGTgtcaaaacaattctctgaccGTGACCATAATGCAGAATCTAAACCAAGGCAACATCAGATGTCAGGAGAACACCCAGGATATACCTACTCTGGGAACAACTGAACTCTTCGTTCAAGACCAAAGTTTGGATGATTCCTGCATACATGaaccacccagacacacacattggTTGCAAACTTGTGGAAATG CTTTGCAGGAAGAGCAGCAAATTCTGCAGCCTTTGGGCGACTCTTCTTTTGAGGTCATGAGCACCACAGCCACTCACCTGGTGATGTCTGATCACTCTCCACCAGCATTTACTGTCCAGCCATCAAAGCTGTCTGAGGAGACTCCAGAAAGTTACAGTGGGACACTTCCTCTAATTG GTCTACAGACTGTCATCAAGTGCGAGAGTGTAGATGGAGATCCGCCCCCCTGTTGCTACCTGTGTCAGCCTTGTTCTCTGAAGGTATTGAAGACTGACCTCATTGACCACCTAACCAGGCCTCAGCATCAACTCAACTACATT AATTTCCAGCATCCTTACCTTTTAGTGGGTATGCGTTCTGGGTGCTGTGGTGAAGAACCAGACCTGCAGGCTGTAGTCAAGCAGCTGGAACAGAAAGAGGAGAAAGGCCACATGAAG GTGATGAGATTATCTGCGTGTCTCTATAGTGAGGTACTGGAGAGAGATTACCACTGGT GCATGAAGATGTTAAACTGTGGGTCCACTAAGGAAGTGAAACCAAAGCAAAGATATTTGATGGAAAAGCACAGCAGAACTTTGG ATTACAACATTGCACAAAAACGGCGTGCGGATTCCACAGGGGACCACCACAGTTTTTTTGAAAGTTATCGGGGATCAAAGCGAACACGACCGAAGAGGGCACGACATGTGGAACCTATGTTTAAG AACGTAGAGCTGGCCCCTGAAACATGTCGGAGCACAGAGCTGTACTCTGACGAGCACCCAGAGGAAAACGGACATTCATTGGGATATACAGatgtacaaacaagtacaaATGCATATGCATATACGCATGACGACCAGTGTGCTGATGCAGTACCGTATACCACATTTGTCAAAGGCTGTTGGAACTCCAGCCAACAGCCTGAGACATCTCTCAGACACATGGACTGTAATTCATTTTTGAAAGACACTTTTGTTGCTACCACCGCTGCTGGTTGTCCACGGGAGGAGACGCAACCAGTCAGTACAGACGGTACATGTCACTGGCTGATGGAGGGAAACCCAATCACACAAGGTACTAGTAACAGCCCAAAGGATCATCTCATGTTTGTTGCGGGAGAACAAACACAAGTAATGTTTGTTGAGCAAGTACTTGAACCAGAGCCATTTGGAGAGAGAAATTACAATACTATAAATGTACCCATGCACATGTACCCAGCAGCCACTGGGGTTTTTGTCCCAGCAATTAATATGTACCCTTCAAACCCTTCCCAGCAACTGAGTCAGAGCTACCTGTGGGGCAGTCAGAGCTACCTGTGGGGCAGCTCGAAGTTTACAGGTTTTCCAAACCAATACAGTTTAAATCCATACTGA
- the LOC143516966 gene encoding uncharacterized protein LOC143516966 isoform X1 translates to MHSDRTHSGVQSHLFNSMRSYLCNQNRLQPIIGLNSVVELCTDNEPPVYLCEVCVLRMKKTDIKTHIMGSLHRCNYIRSCRDYGLKADTDLTSVAWRMMELAKVIEKSEGTGYVQVLHVDGVLYKEMMSQPVANVLAQIKEMNKQTKIDVLGSNLCNKLAKDYYFCSASPPVESHTAELSPVWASSSWASSTVLPEYKPPQSLDHNSREAPLFSRASSQSRTLPGTQDSAEEQSHSMQSSVRTIIQARNSSPPFDQIPQSQFKSSIRYQKSPSRTFCSVSAPRYYKGWSHIGSPGQHDAKHESRIINTVRCTDTKSHQSNTTQTKELPCKRVAQCQNNSLTVTIMQNLNQGNIRCQENTQDIPTLGTTELFVQDQSLDDSCIHEPPRHTHWLQTCGNALQEEQQILQPLGDSSFEVMSTTATHLVMSDHSPPAFTVQPSKLSEETPESYSGTLPLIGLQTVIKCESVDGDPPPCCYLCQPCSLKVLKTDLIDHLTRPQHQLNYINFQHPYLLVGMRSGCCGEEPDLQAVVKQLEQKEEKGHMKVMRLSACLYSEVLERDYHWCMKMLNCGSTKEVKPKQRYLMEKHSRTLDYNIAQKRRADSTGDHHSFFESYRGSKRTRPKRARHVEPMFKVSLSLRQGPVVVDRMSLVATTVAPEIECQTPEAIDTFRGRNTVYSENDKLANVHTVEDRSLIFEQNVELAPETCRSTELYSDEHPEENGHSLGYTDVQTSTNAYAYTHDDQCADAVPYTTFVKGCWNSSQQPETSLRHMDCNSFLKDTFVATTAAGCPREETQPVSTDGTCHWLMEGNPITQGTSNSPKDHLMFVAGEQTQVMFVEQVLEPEPFGERNYNTINVPMHMYPAATGVFVPAINMYPSNPSQQLSQSYLWGSQSYLWGSSKFTGFPNQYSLNPY, encoded by the exons ATGCACTCTGACAGAACACACAGCG GGGTCCAGAGTCACCTCTTTAATTCCATGCGTTCATATTTGTGCAACCAGAACAGATTACAGCCTATAATAG GACTCAACTCTGTAGTTGAATTGTGCACGGACAATGAGCCTCCAGTGTATCTGTGTGAGGTCTGTGTTCTCAGAATGAAAAAGACTGACATCAAAACCCACATCATGGGCAGTCTTCACAGATGCAACTACATT AGATCTTGTCGTGATTATGGGTTGAAGGCTGACACTGATCTGACTTCTGTGGCATGGCGTATGATGGAGCTGGCAAAAGTTATTGAAAAGAGTGAGGGAACAGGATATGTGCAG GTGCTGCATGTCGATGGAGTCCTCTACAAAGAGATGATGTCACAGCCTGTTGCAAATG TCCTTGCTCAGATCAAAGagatgaacaaacaaacaaagattGATGTGCTTGGATCAAACCTTTGTAACAAACTCGCTAAAG ATTATTATTTCTGTTCCGCAAGTCCACCTGTGGAAAGCCATACTGCAGAACTTAGTCCAGTGTGGGCATCATCTAGCTGGGCATCTAGTACTGTTCTGCCTGAGTACAAACCACCACAATCACTAGATCATAATTCAAGAGAAGCCCCGTTGTTCTCCAGAGCCAGCAGTCAAAGTAGAACATTACCTGGAACTCAAGATTCAGCTGAAGAACAAAGTCATTCAATGCAGAGTTCAGTCAGAACCATAATTCAGGCAAGAAATTCAAGTCCACCTTTTGACCAAATACCCCAGTCCCAATTCAAGAGTTCCATCAGATATCAGAAGAGTCCTTCCAGAACCTTCTGTTCAGTCTCTGCTCCAAGGTACTATAAAGGATGGAGTCATATCGGCTCACCAGGGCAACATGATGCAAAGCATGAGAGCAGAATAATTAACACCGTTAGATGTACGGACACTAAATCGCATCaatccaacacaacacaaaccaAGGAACTCCCATGCAAACGTGTAGCACAGTgtcaaaacaattctctgaccGTGACCATAATGCAGAATCTAAACCAAGGCAACATCAGATGTCAGGAGAACACCCAGGATATACCTACTCTGGGAACAACTGAACTCTTCGTTCAAGACCAAAGTTTGGATGATTCCTGCATACATGaaccacccagacacacacattggTTGCAAACTTGTGGAAATG CTTTGCAGGAAGAGCAGCAAATTCTGCAGCCTTTGGGCGACTCTTCTTTTGAGGTCATGAGCACCACAGCCACTCACCTGGTGATGTCTGATCACTCTCCACCAGCATTTACTGTCCAGCCATCAAAGCTGTCTGAGGAGACTCCAGAAAGTTACAGTGGGACACTTCCTCTAATTG GTCTACAGACTGTCATCAAGTGCGAGAGTGTAGATGGAGATCCGCCCCCCTGTTGCTACCTGTGTCAGCCTTGTTCTCTGAAGGTATTGAAGACTGACCTCATTGACCACCTAACCAGGCCTCAGCATCAACTCAACTACATT AATTTCCAGCATCCTTACCTTTTAGTGGGTATGCGTTCTGGGTGCTGTGGTGAAGAACCAGACCTGCAGGCTGTAGTCAAGCAGCTGGAACAGAAAGAGGAGAAAGGCCACATGAAG GTGATGAGATTATCTGCGTGTCTCTATAGTGAGGTACTGGAGAGAGATTACCACTGGT GCATGAAGATGTTAAACTGTGGGTCCACTAAGGAAGTGAAACCAAAGCAAAGATATTTGATGGAAAAGCACAGCAGAACTTTGG ATTACAACATTGCACAAAAACGGCGTGCGGATTCCACAGGGGACCACCACAGTTTTTTTGAAAGTTATCGGGGATCAAAGCGAACACGACCGAAGAGGGCACGACATGTGGAACCTATGTTTAAGGTAAGCCTGTCACTGAGGCAGGGGCCTGTTGTTGTGGACAGAATGTCCCTTGTAGCAACAACAGTCGCTCCAGAGATTGAATGTCAGACGCCTGAGGCCATTGATACTTTCAGGGGTCGTAACACTGTCTACTCAGAGAATGATAAACTTGCAAACGTACACACCGTAGAAGACCGCTCGCTCATTTTCGAACAGAACGTAGAGCTGGCCCCTGAAACATGTCGGAGCACAGAGCTGTACTCTGACGAGCACCCAGAGGAAAACGGACATTCATTGGGATATACAGatgtacaaacaagtacaaATGCATATGCATATACGCATGACGACCAGTGTGCTGATGCAGTACCGTATACCACATTTGTCAAAGGCTGTTGGAACTCCAGCCAACAGCCTGAGACATCTCTCAGACACATGGACTGTAATTCATTTTTGAAAGACACTTTTGTTGCTACCACCGCTGCTGGTTGTCCACGGGAGGAGACGCAACCAGTCAGTACAGACGGTACATGTCACTGGCTGATGGAGGGAAACCCAATCACACAAGGTACTAGTAACAGCCCAAAGGATCATCTCATGTTTGTTGCGGGAGAACAAACACAAGTAATGTTTGTTGAGCAAGTACTTGAACCAGAGCCATTTGGAGAGAGAAATTACAATACTATAAATGTACCCATGCACATGTACCCAGCAGCCACTGGGGTTTTTGTCCCAGCAATTAATATGTACCCTTCAAACCCTTCCCAGCAACTGAGTCAGAGCTACCTGTGGGGCAGTCAGAGCTACCTGTGGGGCAGCTCGAAGTTTACAGGTTTTCCAAACCAATACAGTTTAAATCCATACTGA